The Oncorhynchus tshawytscha isolate Ot180627B linkage group LG05, Otsh_v2.0, whole genome shotgun sequence genome includes a window with the following:
- the LOC112250896 gene encoding ubiquitin-conjugating enzyme E2 R2, which yields MAQHGHHHVASSQKALMLEMKSLQEEPVEGFRITLVDESDLYNWEVAIFGPPNTHYEGGYFKARIKFPIDYPYSPPAFRFLTKMWHPNIYENGDVCISILHPPVDDPQSGELASERWNPTQNVRTILLSVISLLNEPNTFSPANVDASVMYRKWRDSKGKDREYAEIIRKQVHATKADAERDGVKVPTTLAEYCVRTRAPPPDEGSNLFYDDYYDDEDLEDEDEDDDEDCCYDEDDSGTEES from the exons ATGGCTCAGCATGGACATCATCATGTAGCCAGTTCCCAAAAAGCACTCATGCTAGAAATGAAAAGTCTTCAAGAGGAGCCAGTTGAAGGGTTCAGGATAACTTTAGTGGACGAATCAGACTTGTACAACTGGGAAGTTGCTATATTTGGACCCCCAAATACTCACTATGAGGGAGGTTATTTTAAG gCTCGGATCAAGTTCCCCATTGACTATCCCTACTCTCCTCCGGCCTTCCGCTTCCTCACCAAGATGTGGCACCCCAACATCTATGAG AATGGGGACGTGTGCATCTCCATCCTGCACCCCCCTGTGGACGACCCCCAGAGTGGAGAACTGGCTTCTGAGAGATGGAACCCCACGCAGAATGTCAG GACGATCCTGCTGAGTGTGATCTCTCTGCTCAACGAGCCCAACACCTTCTCCCCAGCCAACGTGGACGCCTCCGTCATGTACCGCAAGtggagagacagcaagggcaagGACAGAGAGTATGCAGAGATCATCag GAAGCAGGTCCACGCCACCAAAGCAGACGCTGAGCGCGACGGTGTGAAGGTGCCCACAACCCTGGCAGAGTATTGCGTCCGCACCCGCGCCCCGCCCCCCGATGAGGGCTCCAACCTCTTCTACGACGATTACTATGACGACGAGGACCTGGAGGACGAAGATGAGGATGATGACGAGGACTGCTGCTACGACGAAGATGACTCGGGAACCGAGGAGTCCTGA